A genome region from Paramisgurnus dabryanus chromosome 12, PD_genome_1.1, whole genome shotgun sequence includes the following:
- the vipas39 gene encoding spermatogenesis-defective protein 39 homolog, protein MTRPKPEDDEYWTRSKLKAFTFDDEDNTFSQLKESKRAVNSIFGEDDEDDDEDDVERVNWSGEPVGSISWSVKETASSVHSGSEQGFPKIDTTPSLPKRGSGYSLSSLFKARSKSSGFQSFSVSFSDTSIRTYAPELRKPKSDAKDFVSDLNPEETVRRMKKGGGYSLEKFRSLQDKLLLLDEAVALYDGNVITAVLIYLKKSLNKEILWRELMSRDVALRHYLHYLKEIGEQKLLVELLRALGRTEDMALIQYKEHLNIKDEGKRKDFLKSCISLPFSQYDATHVQDHYTLLERQIIIEASDKNADGEIFKRFPRKASILNMPIITTLYYSCFYHYGESEGTYSSPANIRKTFRISEKQYILTALGARAKLKLWFDVDSLFNTKNWLGYTKKKSPIGFHRVVDILQKNNAPISVLQEYVNLIDDPELKLSMALKYKCHDIVINTYRDMKDRQQLAAYGGKLERDSPEYRKIQHILNNGQMRWKN, encoded by the exons ATGACACGGCCCAAACCAGAGGATGACGAGTACTGGACCAGATCAAAATTAAAAGCTTTCACATTTGATGATGAAGACAATACGTTTTCACAA CTAAAAGAGTCCAAACGGGCTGTGAACAGCATTTTTGGTGAAGATGATGAGGATGATGACGAAGATGATGTTGAGAGAGTAAACTGGAGTGGAGAACCTGTGGGAA GCATCTCTTGGTCAGTCAAAGAGACTGCATCCAGTGTCCATTCAGGGAGTGAACAGGGCTTCCCCAAAATAGATACAACCCCTTCACTTCCCAAACGGGGATCTGGATACTCGCTGAGCTCTCTGTTTAAAG CAAGAAGTAAATCTAGTGGTTTTCAGTCCTTCTCAGTGT CTTTTAGTGACACGTCTATAAGAACATATGCACCAGAGCTGCGAAAGCCCAAGTCTGATGCAAAG GATTTTGTCAGTGACCTGAATCCTGAGGAAACTGTGAGGAGAATGAAGAAAGGAGGG GGGTACTCGCTGGAAAAGTTTCGCTCTCTACAGGACAAACTTTTGCTTCTGGATGAAGCAGTTGCTCTTTATGATGGCAATGTCATCACTGCT GTCTTGATATACTTAAAAAAGTCCTTAAATAAAG AAATCCTCTGGAGGGAGTTAATGTCAAGAGATGTAGCGCTGCGTCACTATCTTCACTATTTAAAAGAGATTGGAGAACAGAAGCTTCTAGTTGAGTTACTAAG GGCTCTTGGCAGGACAGAAGATATGGCG ttaATTCAGTACAAGGAACACTTAAATATTAAGGATGAAGGCAAAAGAAAAGATTTCCTCAAAAGTTGCATCAG CCTTCCATTCTCTCAATATGATGCCACTCATGTTCAAGACCACTATACACTCCTCGAGAGGCAAATCATCATAGAG GCAAGTGACAAGAATGCTGATGGTGAAATTTTTAAAAGGTTCCCTAGAAAAGCATCGATCTTAAATATGCCAATCATCACCACACTTTACTACTCCTGCTTCTACCATTATGGAGAGTCTGAG GGAACTTACAGCAGCCCAGCGAACATTCGAAAAACCTTTAGG ATCTCAGAAAAGCAGTACATACTAACAGCATTGGGCGCAAGAGCGAAATTAAAATTATGGTTTGATGTGGATAGTTTGTTCAACACCAAAAACTGGCTTGGCTACACCAAGAAAAAATCCCCCATTGGCTTTCACAGAGTGGTGGACATCCTACAGAAGAACAATGCACCTATATCG GTCCTGCAGGAGTATGTGAACCTCATCGATGATCCAGAGCTCAAGCTCAGTATGGCTCTAAAATATAAATGCCATGACATCGTCATCAAT ACATACAGGGACATGAAGGACCGACAGCAGCTTGCTGCGTATGGAGGAAAGCTGGAGCGAGACTCTCCTGAGTACAGGAAGATTCAACACATTCTCAATAATGGG caAATGAGATGGAAAAACTGA
- the znf521 gene encoding zinc finger protein 521 → MSRRKQAKPRSLKGHDDRLNVMDDSITAGKKHHSWEERKEEKKRHVREKDEAKPNLGNDALCVSSDCSSHDPEDGCDLGFKGEDLPECKCKDQIHNQCERANTALFVNSSAPIKISKTYIGSETTVNNKQGFGDQYKQVSAMSSQHLAVLDDLQGDFEEQKHLAKDLDSLSACSPQSTTHSSSSSPATPTELTFQPMAPCGEKRKPTFVPNNGIEFSKKLKVFNNFIDYHNHTDSRAHRQTQRLDKESLTFPSELKEHQNDANVMLGHSVLLEAAITAAVQTVLRCSFCPTSLKDLKALQEHIRQSHSSTVIESNVFFCSHCFRGFLTKDTLEKHVQQTHCKNQRLAPDPDVVDGKALLFCPYCAHLPAFESKVKLTQHVKKIHKNVNLQEEMALGMTSPKTNKSEKMATDFICDHCGAKYTSLDLFQTHLSSHLPKLTCADCFKDFPNQESLNEHQVSHFSHTSNLYTCESCSKSFSSVKDLHGHLLEMHTLALYRCSICQQVFSSKVSIQIHLASKHSNKRTTFHCTSCEWDFEHERDLHLHVKQTHLDKQRKLYCCIFCTETFNTDIELQCHITTHSDCTNTSSPLEVPLHEKLRAKSRSTEGSNVTPPPVSQPVAKDGLGTLPADNEIRDGAVESRFSPPAESKGKVNMNDPMFACEICGASYTMQNLLANHQLRDHRIQPGESGTVKRKVEAIQGSHKCKDCSKTFFTEMALWEHVQTHLGPTKHCQCPICGERFPSLLTLTEHKVTHSRSLDTGNCRICKLPLRSEEDFLDHCQRHPDLHNSLTGFRCVVCMQTVTSTIELKIHGTFHMQKVQVDALTGGSDLNPDLKMSSSVTQRETLNLSTFEYRFRDNKTNVSVVNCCSATALDPKERTNKNSLTQTTTV, encoded by the exons ATGTCTCGTCGAAAGCAGGCGAAGCCCAGATCTCTGAAAG GTCATGACGACAGGTTAAATGTTATGGATGACAGCATAACTGCTGGGAAGAAGCATCACTCCTGGGAGGAGAGAAAAGAGGAGAAGAAAAGACATGTGCGAGAGAAAGATGAAG CAAAGCCAAATCTTGGGAACGATGCACTGTGTGTTTCCTCTGATTGCTCTTCCCATGATCCTGAAGATGGATGCGATCTTGGATTTAAAGGAGAAGATCTGCCTGAATGCAAATGTAAAGATCAGATTCATAATCAGTGTGAGAGGGCCAACACAGCTTTGTTTGTGAACAGTTCGGCTCCTATCAAAATATCCAAAACATATATCGGAAGTGAGACCACCGTAAACAACAAGCAAGGCTTCGGTGATCAATATAAACAGGTTAGCGCTATGTCTTCTCAGCACCTTGCTGTTTTAGACGATCTCCAGGGAGATTTTGAAGAACAGAAACATCTTGCAAAAGATCTAGACAGTCTGTCCGCCTGTTCTCCACAATCCACCACACATTCCAGCTCCTCCAGTCCAGCCACACCAACAGAATTAACATTTCAACCAATGGCTCCTTGCGGTGAGAAGAGAAAGCCTACATTTGTGCCAAACAATGGAATCGAATTCTCCAAAAAGCTCAAGGTTTTTAATAACTTTATAGATTATCACAACCACACAGACAGCAGAGCGCATCGACAAACCCAACGTTTGGACAAGGAGAGCTTGACATTTCCATCTGAACTAAAGGAACACCAAAATGATGCCAATGTGATGCTGGGTCACTCTGTGCTGTTAGAAGCAGCGATCACAGCGGCTGTTCAGACCGTCCTACGGTGTAGCTTTTGTCCCACGTCTTTAAAGGATCTGAAAGCCCTTCAAGAGCACATTCGGCAGTCGCACAGCTCAACCGTGATCGAGAGCAATGTCTTCTTCTGCTCACATTGCTTCAGAGGATTTCTGACAAAGGACACGCTGGAAAAACACGTGCAGCAGACACACTGTAAAAACCAAAGGTTGGCACCCGATCCAGATGTTGTTGACGGAAAGGCTTTGCTCTTTTGTCCGTACTGCGCACATCTACCTGCATTTGAAAGTAAGGTAAAACTAACGCAGCATGTCAAAAAGATACACAAGAACGTAAATCTTCAAGAGGAGATGGCGCTGGGTATGACTTCGCCCAAGACAAATAAGAGTGAAAAAATGGCAACGGATTTTATATGCGATCATTGTGGTGCGAAATATACCAGTTTGGATCTGTTTCAGACTCACTTGAGTTCTCACTTACCAAAACTCACTTGTGCGGACTGTTTCAAAGATTTCCCAAACCAGGAATCATTGAACGAACATCAAGTGTCTCATTTTAGCCATACATCGAATCTTTACACGTGCGAGAGCTGCAGTAAATCCTTTAGCAGTGTCAAAGATTTACACGGGCACCTATTAGAGATGCACACGCTTGCGCTTTACCGCTGTTCCATCTGCCAGCAGGTATTCAGCTCTAAAGTGTCAATTCAGATTCACCTGGCATCCAAGCACAGCAACAAGAGAACGACGTTTCACTGTACGTCCTGCGAATGGGACTTCGAGCACGAGCGTGACTTGCATCTGCACGTTAAACAGACACATCTAGACAAACAGCGTAAGCTTTACTGCTGCATCTTCTGCACGGAGACGTTCAACACCGACATTGAGCTACAGTGTCACATCACCACACATAGCGATTGTACCAACACCAGCTCTCCCCTCGAGGTGCCCTTACATGAAAAACTCCGTGCCAAGAGTCGGAGCACCGAAGGTAGCAACGTGACCCCTCCACCTGTCTCCCAACCGGTTGCCAAGGACGGCCTTGGAACGCTGCCAGCGGATAATGAAATAAGAGATGGTGCGGTGGAGTCACGGTTTAGCCCTCCCGCCGAAAGCAAAGGGAAGGTGAATATGAACGATCCGATGTTCGCCTGCGAAATCTGCGGCGCTTCATACACCATGCAGAACCTGCTCGCTAACCACCAGCTGCGAGATCACCGCATCCAACCCGGGGAGAGCGGCACCGTCAAGCGCAAAGTGGAGGCGATCCAAGGGAGCCACAAATGCAAAGACTGTTCCAAGACCTTCTTCACAGAGATGGCACTGTGGGAGCACGTCCAGACTCATCTAGGGCCCACCAAGCACTGCCAATGCCCCATATGTGGAGAGCGCTTCCCTTCGTTGCTAACTCTGACTGAACACAAGGTCACCCACAGCAGGAGCCTGGACACAGGCAACTGCCGCATCTGCAAGCTTCCTCTTCGCAGCGAGGAAGACTTCCTGGATCACTGTCAGAGACACCCCGACCTGCACAACTCGCTGACGGGCTTCCGATGCGTAGTGTGCATGCAGACTGTCACCTCCACTATCGAACTGAAAATTCATGGCACTTTTCACATGCAGAAGGTCCAGGTTGACGCTTTGACCGGCGGCTCAGATTTAAATCCTGACCTTAAAATGTCCTCAAGCGTCACTCAGCGGGAAACGTTGAACTTGAGTACGTTTGAATACAGATTTAGAGACAATAAGACTAACGTCTCTGTGGTCAACTGTTGTTCAGCTACGGCTCTCGATCCGAAGGAGAGAACCAATAAAAATTCACTCACCCAGACCACAACAGTTTAA
- the gpr132b gene encoding probable G-protein coupled receptor 132b — translation MMHESVSSLSITTTMNTSVNLSCDLPYKEDRIPLMVLYSVVFVIGLPANLVTVYLTLYQVCHKNNFGIYLLSLSVCDLTYLFTLPVWAVYFNEYHVWPWSSMACKVTGYVFFSNMYISIFLLCFISIDRYVAVVYAVESRGHRHKRITAFIAILVYVVVGLVHIPVFIMREGNVAKDSLRCFEPGQSTPIVTGFNYARFCIGFCVPLGILIFTNRAILANVQASTGLLPQQKEKVRYLAVAVVALFLVCFAPYHIILFIRAITYHFLKKQDECNFQRSIYTSYKISLGLSTLNSAINPILYVLSSNNIRKEFRISMEALCKRMRWPSTHSSQHNTHSSKSNSGPVPTKGDEVNAICPISC, via the coding sequence ATGATGCATGAATCTGTTTCATCGCTGAGCATTACGACAACCATGAACACCTCTGTGAACTTGTCCTGCGATCTGCCATACAAGGAAGACCGGATTCCTCTAATGGTGCtttacagtgttgtttttgtcatCGGCTTGCCAGCCAACCTGGTCACCGTCTACCTGACCCTATACCAAGTGTGTCATAAAAACAATTTTGGCATCTACCTGCTGAGCCTTTCCGTGTGCGATCTCACCTACCTGTTTACACTGCCCGTGTGGGCCGTGTACTTCAACGAATACCACGTGTGGCCCTGGAGCTCTATGGCTTGCAAAGTAACCGGCTATGTTTTTTTCAGCAACATGTACATCAGTATATTTCTGCTGTGCTTCATTTCCATCGACCGCTATGTGGCGGTGGTTTATGCTGTTGAATCCAGGGGTCACCGGCATAAAAGGATCACTGCTTTCATAGCCATTTTAGTCTACGTGGTGGTGGGCTTGGTTCACATTCCCGTCTTTATCATGCGGGAGGGGAATGTGGCCAAGGACAGTCTTCGCTGCTTCGAACCCGGCCAGAGTACTCCGATTGTAACAGGATTCAACTACGCCCGCTTCTGCATCGGGTTTTGCGTCCCTCTGGGCATTTTGATTTTCACAAACAGGGCTATTCTTGCCAACGTTCAGGCCAGCACAGGACTCCTCCCCCAACAGAAAGAAAAAGTTCGCTATCTGGCTGTGGCAGTCGTGGCTTTGTTTTTGGTTTGCTTCGCTCCTTACcacattattttgtttatacGTGCCATTACCTACCACTTCCTTAAGAAACAAGATGAGTGCAACTTTCAGCGGAGTATCTACACCTCCTACAAAATCTCACTGGGTCTGTCCACTTTGAACAGTGCCATTAACCCCATTCTCTACGTGCTCTCGAGTAATAACATCCGGAAGGAGTTCAGAATAAGCATGGAAGCACTCTGTAAACGAATGAGATGGCCATCAACACACAGTAGTCAACATAACACGCACAGTTCGAAAAGCAATTCAGGACCTGTTCCCACAAAGGGAGATGAAGTGAACGCAATTTGTCCCATTTCATGCTAA